Part of the Musa acuminata AAA Group cultivar baxijiao chromosome BXJ3-10, Cavendish_Baxijiao_AAA, whole genome shotgun sequence genome, GGACATGGAGGTCTTGCTTGGATCGGGGCTCGACAACGACTCCTTCTGCATCGACGGGCTGGGTTGGATGAACGGCACGGTGGAGGACGACAGCGACGGACAGGTGAAGGTGGAGGTGGACTTGGACGTCGCCGGGACGAGCAGCAATTTCAGAATGGAGATGGACCTTCCCAAGTGGAAACTGGACCTCGGTTTCGACTCACTGATGATGGCAGTCGAAGTGGACGAGCATAAGCCACTGCAGCAGGCGGAGACGGCTTCAGACAACTACAGGGCGGAGGCAGCCGCGAAGAGGAAGATGATACTGAGGCTGGACTACGAGGCTGTCATCGCCGCTTGCTCTTCTAATGTGTTGTCGCTGTGGATAGATGGGGTGAGACCGGATTTCGATCCCAACGATTCATGGCCGGACGTACCAGTAAGAGACCGCACCCTTCATGTAATACTAACCTCTTTATTTAGATGGCGATCGATCTTGAGATCTGTGTCACGTACAGGCGATGGCAGGAGGAGCAGCAGCGATGAAGGAGATGCATTATCAACAGGAGGTGGCTCACGCGGCGGACGAAGGAAGGGAGGCGAGGGTGTCGAGGTACCGGGAGAAGCGGAGGAGGAGGCTGTTCTCGAAGAAGATACGGTACGAGGTGCGGAAGCTGAACGCGGAGAAGCGGCCGAGGATGAAGGGCCGGTTTGTGAAGCGGCCGGCGTTCCCAGCCGCCTTAGCCTGTCGATGAAACAGGAGCCGTCGAGCCCTTAGACTTGTAGAATACCTTAGAATAGTTAGTCGTCTCTCCTTTCTTATGCTGAGAAAGGGCAGATCTACTACCTACCACATGCAACCTTAGAGCATGGCTACGTAGTTATCTGGAATTGCCTAAGAAGAGTACTAGTTTTTGTGCTGTCAGTGCAAGCAGGAATTAGCGTAGAATTATCAACGGTAGTTGATATGTTGTATAGATATGAAGAAATTTGGGACTCTCTACTACAGTACTAGTACATGAAATTTGCTGAAGCAACTGTGAAGATTGAGATCACACCTCTGGAGTTTATTTGGAGTAAAGGTGTGACAGGaaaatttatctttatcattttaACTTTGAGGTACATTTTATGACTATGAACTGTTTAAAAGAACATTCAGATTTGAAGTTAATGACAGGGAAAAAAGGAACAATAATTATTAACATCTAATTTGATAAGTGCAACTAAGTCCAACAATAATCAGGATTAAAAAGTTACTATGAAAGAAAGAAATACCTACATGATTATAAGAGTGTTGAAGtcgctagctagctagctagctagcttaTCCAATAAAAGCTTGGTTGGATCGTCGTATCAAAATCCACCCTCTTTGTTTaccctttataaaaaaaaatcatgtgagcattaaaaataaaacaaaaacttGTGATATCATAGACAAACATATAcattcatacatacatatatacatacacaactCACAAAACATAAAGATGTGTAAAAACAAGGTATTCACATGCATTCATACAAAATAACTGCAAAAGTCACAGAAAGTAATCTCAACTTGCAAGAGACATTAGAGTAAAAGGACATGAGATCCATTCACCAATGATGGTCCATTTGAATGCCAAGGACCAGTTCTCACAcccctttctttctctcttcctttcttgTACAACAGACAACTATTCCATCATCGCAAACAGGCAAATTAACAGAGAATTCCAATCAAATGGAAGATTTGTAATTTCCCTCTTTGTATAGCTGTTCCAAGTAATGGGTCATTCGATGGAGAATGAACCATACGGAACTAGAAAGGACTCTCACCATTCGGCTAAAATTGTAGGCAGCCATTGGGAAACTGGCCCACAGGGTGAAAAACACCAGCCTGGAGTTGTCCTGAgcctgcatcttatgaaatgaaaAGAATTTAAACCAAGAGTCAGCAACCAGTAATAAACCAAAACCAGTTTTTCATGAGATGTTTTTCACTTACATTTACAAGATGTACATGAGACGAAGTTCTCTAAGAAATTGTCCAAATCAAACAACTTGCAAAGGAACACAATTTAAGTTCCGGTTTTTGGTCGTGGATCCTCCTTCCAACCTTTGCTGAGTAGATCATAGTTGATTGATGCAAGCTGTGATAGATTCTAATCACCAAAGACAAAAAAAGGTTCAGTATCAAGTTAATGGAAAGTGCATAAAATATATATACTAGAATGGTTCTTCTTTGAAAGAATGCAAACTTCAGCTTATTTTGTTATTTTCACTAAGGCATCATACCAAATATTTGCAATGCAGATTTATGAGAAGCAGATTCATGTAAATAACAGTTCAACTTCATGGAACTTAAACAGATGTCAATGTAATATATATTAAAACAAGTCCAAAAATATTTGATTACCAAATTAAAATAATCCAAACCTGGCCCCTCCAAAAACAATCCAAACCAACAAATTAGAACAAGGTCGATTACCAAGTCAGCATGGCTCTTTCCATCCCCATGTTTCCATCCACATATAAATACTGGTGTCAGCTGCTTTTGCAGCAGAAGCCAGTTTCACAATTACATGCAAGATACTATTGGCAATTAGAGTGCTTGACCATATAGTAGGGCACTTTTAGTACCTAATTTTTCAAGAAACAATTTTGCAGAAAATGGTTGCAAGTTGCAACAGCATgcacagtttttttttttcggtTAACTACAATTTAGGGTTTTGTTGTCATCAAAAAGACTGATTATTAAGGAAACTTTTACTATATAATTTTGAAGAAAAATTGAAatcttcttcctcttgatgacAAATGGAAAGCTAACAAGTTTATTTAGCTCAAGCATGTCAAAGATCCAGGAGAGCATACAGACACAACTGTTGATATCATTAATGGATAAAGACAGCATGAGCTTTTTGAACctgtcatatatttcttggtcaaATGAGTTTAGAAACACGTTAGTCCAAATCCACAACCTCAGAGCTAGTGTCCAAAACTTGGACCCAAACAATACTTGTGTGACCTGAACCCTTCTTATTTTGTTAGGCTAAGTCAATCAGATGGGTCAAGCAAACTACTGCCACCACTACATTAAGAGATCAAGACAACAAAACACAACACACTAGCAAAATAATATTTAAGACATTGACCAGCAATGTCTGTTGAATGTTAAATGTCAAAAGACTACGAGTAACATCTCAACCGAACCAATCatatttaaaatgaaaattccAGAACAAAAGTTTTAATCTTTATCCCAGAGTGGCCAATTCTAGCACCTCACAAATAAATGTATTTACTGCTCAAAATTAGAACAGAAAATGATACCGCTAGCTACTAGCATCTTGTATGATTCTAGGGAAAGATTAAATAGGCAGCCAGACTGGACCATAAGTATGGTACCACTCgaaccccagagagagagagagagagagagagagagagagagagagaaggaaatgaTGCATGCCAATAGTAGGCAAAACATAAAGGCAGGATGCAGTGGCAACGAGGAGTCGGAGAAGAGCAAGAGAAAAAATATGGGGCGGCAGTGGAagtagagagagaaatagagagagaaggaaattataaaaaaaaaaacttgtcaaTAGCTGTCTGGTAAGCCCAATATGGTGTATGCATTGAGCTCTAAAAGGAGCTTCTTAATATGTGTCCAGGttataaaagaaaataagaaactGCAGAAGCTTTCAGAATCGTTCACTAGACCCCAAAGCATTAAGATGATCAAATCTTCTTCTAgtgcccccccctcccccccacctCTTTTTACGCTGCTCCCTTAGATCAACACTTTGGGGGGATTTCATCAATCAAGTGTTCATTCTTAGTGTAGCTTTTCAATGGATGTTACTTCTGTCAAATATATATTTATCTGCATCTTCTATGTCTTAGTTCCTCTGCTGCAGCTGGATAATGATGTATGATTTAGCTGATTATCACAGATCTTTTGAACAAATCTATATAATTGCTTTCTTCACCTGTTTTCCACTACCTATTTTACTTGTAACACCACAGAAAGGAATCAACACCAGaagaaattaatatgattgtGCTAATTACCTTGAAAGAGAAGTTACTAAATGAATAATTGACGGATGTACTGGAATCAAACTCAGCAAGACCTCCACACTCATCACCCTGTTTGtcattatttacaaaaaaaaatatcaatgtcCATTGTAACAAAAAGACATTAAATAATCAATAACAAAAATGATTTTGGAAAATGGCAGTAGAAAGATTTTTAGTGTACAAAAAATGACGAAACCAttattttcatgaacaaaatcatCAGTTCAAAAAATAAAACCACAATCACACTTGCATACCAGTTCATCATGGGGGTTGCTTAAGCAACTACTGTTTCCACTTATGCTTCCATTATCACTAGAATCTTCAAATTCACTGGTTTCATATATCTGTTCGTCTGATGGATTCCAAGAAAAACGGCTAGTGAAGTAGCTGGTATCAAGGGCATTATCCGATGAAGGAACAAATGCAGCCTGCAAAAGTGGCAGCATTAGTACACTTAATTTTAAGTATCCGATACAGCAAATAGTATGATTGTAATTGACATCACCTTCTGCCTTGCAAGTGTGTCCCAATTTATATCTTTGAAAAACACATGTTGCTTGACCTGGAAATTTTGATTTAGAATATAAGTCTATGGACCTCACCATACATTATCAGACATGCAGCCATAATTGCAGTAATTATATAAAGTCAAGTTAACGTACTTCTGATGCACCATTGGCTCCAAGTCTTTGATGAGGATCTTCAGTCAATAAGCTGCAAGGAGTTGACAACAATAG contains:
- the LOC135650734 gene encoding zinc finger protein CONSTANS-LIKE 16-like, whose protein sequence is MGCTEKQRPASAVGAKTARPCDGCLRRRARWFCEADDAFLCQACDVSVHSANPLARRHRRVRLKTASFSGFLSTTEDGLGDHATPSWLHGCKRKPRTPRGKPGVAGAPTAAKVESLVPDLEALSAEENQFNEEDQLLHCVPILDPVLAELLSQPHHDHANGSETEAKPAVQLLEQAHVSAVPTANGLGGFHASDLELEQFASDMEVLLGSGLDNDSFCIDGLGWMNGTVEDDSDGQVKVEVDLDVAGTSSNFRMEMDLPKWKLDLGFDSLMMAVEVDEHKPLQQAETASDNYRAEAAAKRKMILRLDYEAVIAACSSNVLSLWIDGVRPDFDPNDSWPDVPAMAGGAAAMKEMHYQQEVAHAADEGREARVSRYREKRRRRLFSKKIRYEVRKLNAEKRPRMKGRFVKRPAFPAALACR